A genomic window from Flavobacterium azooxidireducens includes:
- a CDS encoding DUF6922 domain-containing protein, whose product MQKNDKPNIPAFLLWEYDLKTFNYDKSYKIVIERVLQLGTINDWKEMIRFYPKEKILETIEWSAQLDKRDKDFSLFFLKSDMLYAV is encoded by the coding sequence ATGCAAAAAAATGATAAACCAAACATTCCAGCGTTCCTTCTTTGGGAATATGATCTAAAAACATTTAACTACGACAAATCGTATAAAATTGTTATTGAACGTGTTTTACAATTGGGTACTATCAATGATTGGAAAGAGATGATACGGTTTTATCCTAAAGAAAAAATTTTGGAAACCATTGAATGGTCTGCTCAGCTTGATAAAAGAGATAAGGATTTTAGTCTTTTTTTCTTAAAATCTGATATGCTTTATGCTGTGTAA
- a CDS encoding HesB/IscA family protein produces the protein MIKVSDTAKKKIINLMEDDGFDAARDYVRVGVKSGGCSGLSYDLKFDKEIGENDKVFEDNNIRVAVEKKSFLYLAGTILEFSGGLNGKGFVFNNPNANRTCGCGESFSL, from the coding sequence ATGATTAAAGTTTCAGATACAGCCAAAAAGAAAATCATCAATTTGATGGAAGATGATGGTTTTGATGCTGCCCGAGATTACGTTCGAGTTGGCGTAAAAAGTGGTGGTTGTTCCGGTTTGTCTTATGATTTAAAATTTGACAAAGAAATTGGAGAAAACGATAAAGTATTCGAAGACAACAATATACGAGTAGCAGTTGAAAAGAAAAGTTTCCTTTATTTAGCCGGAACCATATTAGAATTTTCCGGTGGTTTAAATGGAAAAGGATTTGTATTTAATAATCCAAATGCGAACAGAACGTGTGGTTGCGGAGAAAGTTTTTCGCTTTAA
- a CDS encoding nucleotidyl transferase AbiEii/AbiGii toxin family protein, with product MLCKDPFIIHPETFNLIQELQSLDYLKDFYLVGGTALALKLGHRNSIDIDLFTQDEFNDNELLENLLHLFDLKLVYNRKNTIVCSINEIKTDFIRHNYPLINEPISEEGITYLSLEDICAMKLHAIQNSGKRLKDFIDIYFLLEHFSLNQMLGFYEIKYKHSNKLIALRAINYFEDIDPSIDPPVLKKPISIVKIQKRIQQATLHGNKKF from the coding sequence ATGCTGTGTAAGGATCCTTTTATCATTCATCCTGAAACTTTCAATTTGATTCAGGAACTTCAATCGCTTGATTATCTCAAAGATTTTTATTTAGTTGGCGGAACGGCATTAGCATTAAAACTTGGCCATCGAAATTCAATTGACATTGATTTATTCACTCAAGACGAATTTAATGACAATGAACTTTTAGAAAATCTTCTACATTTATTTGATTTAAAATTAGTTTATAATCGTAAAAACACTATTGTCTGCTCAATAAATGAAATAAAAACTGATTTTATTCGGCACAATTATCCACTAATTAATGAGCCTATTTCTGAAGAGGGAATTACATATCTTTCCTTGGAAGATATTTGTGCTATGAAACTACACGCGATACAAAATTCAGGGAAACGTCTTAAAGATTTTATAGATATTTATTTTTTACTTGAGCATTTTTCATTGAATCAAATGTTGGGATTTTATGAAATAAAATACAAACATTCTAATAAATTAATTGCCTTAAGAGCTATTAATTATTTTGAAGATATTGACCCTAGTATAGACCCTCCTGTTCTTAAAAAACCGATTTCAATAGTAAAAATTCAAAAAAGAATACAGCAAGCAACATTACACGGAAACAAAAAATTTTAA